A genomic segment from Vibrio panuliri encodes:
- a CDS encoding CobW family GTP-binding protein yields MSTKQPTILGVPTNIITGFLGVGKTSAILNLMAHKPNNERWAVLVNEFGEIGVDGSLVQGQKSATQQVFVREVPGGCMCCAAGLPMQIALNQLLAEAKPDRLLIEPTGLGHPKEVLQVLSTEHYRQVLSLQKNITLVDARQLSDPRYTDHDTFNQQIAIADTVVGNKLDLYQDEDKQNLIRYVAQVGRFGAKVIFAEHGEIPPREFEGSTAIEAHSEHHYHRKPLAADTEMPESGIVKAVNKGEGFLSVGWRFSPEKLFDRQKLIPLLVEQNVERLKAVFVTSSGIFGYNLTADGLSEVELDDCTESRIELIGESINQRFETELLNCLHQPHSL; encoded by the coding sequence ATGAGTACTAAGCAACCAACGATTCTCGGGGTGCCAACCAATATTATTACGGGCTTTCTCGGCGTTGGAAAAACCTCAGCGATTCTCAACTTGATGGCACATAAACCCAACAATGAACGTTGGGCGGTGTTAGTCAATGAGTTTGGAGAAATTGGCGTAGACGGAAGTTTGGTTCAGGGGCAAAAAAGCGCGACTCAACAAGTATTTGTTCGAGAAGTACCTGGCGGGTGTATGTGCTGTGCCGCGGGTTTACCCATGCAGATTGCGCTTAATCAGTTATTAGCAGAGGCAAAACCGGATAGGTTATTGATTGAACCTACGGGGCTTGGTCATCCCAAAGAAGTGCTGCAGGTGCTCTCCACGGAACATTATCGTCAAGTTCTTTCACTGCAAAAGAACATCACTTTAGTGGATGCACGCCAACTTTCTGATCCTCGCTACACTGACCACGATACATTTAACCAACAAATTGCGATTGCAGATACTGTGGTGGGCAATAAGCTCGACCTTTATCAGGATGAAGATAAGCAAAACTTGATTCGTTATGTCGCTCAAGTGGGTCGCTTTGGAGCTAAAGTTATCTTCGCCGAGCATGGTGAAATTCCACCTAGAGAGTTTGAAGGCTCAACAGCAATTGAAGCTCATTCAGAGCATCATTATCACCGCAAGCCACTCGCTGCTGATACCGAGATGCCCGAAAGTGGTATCGTCAAAGCCGTTAATAAAGGGGAAGGCTTCCTTAGCGTCGGGTGGCGATTTTCGCCAGAGAAGCTCTTTGATAGACAAAAGCTCATTCCTTTGTTGGTTGAACAAAATGTTGAACGACTCAAGGCTGTGTTTGTCACAAGTAGCGGAATCTTTGGTTATAACCTAACAGCTGATGGGTTATCTGAGGTCGAGTTGGATGACTGTACCGAGAGTCGAATTGAGTTAATTGGTGAGAGCATCAATCAGCGTTTCGAAACCGAATTACTAAATTGTTTGCATCAACCACATTCGTTGTAG
- a CDS encoding DUF1007 family protein: MRGGISCLCFLGAIFAPLVQAHPHSWVDMKTYIQGENGKITGFKMEWSFDPMTSAYMLDGEDLSPENEQETFRKVSASVLQNMLYEHYFTYFYDGETPIRYKVARNDTLTRDRSKLVLAFELPLAKPKPVTRDSLRLLIFDQSYYVDMAWKANSDIVLSADLAKQCHLQVIEPNPTPEQMSYAMSLPPDADPDNTLGQLFTQSVEIQCAVVPEV; this comes from the coding sequence ATGAGAGGGGGCATCTCTTGCCTGTGTTTTCTAGGAGCGATATTTGCGCCATTGGTGCAAGCACACCCCCATTCTTGGGTTGATATGAAAACCTACATTCAAGGAGAAAATGGCAAGATTACCGGATTCAAAATGGAGTGGTCGTTTGACCCAATGACATCGGCTTATATGCTCGACGGAGAAGACCTTTCGCCGGAAAACGAGCAAGAGACCTTCCGCAAGGTTTCGGCATCTGTATTGCAGAACATGTTGTATGAGCACTATTTTACCTATTTCTATGATGGTGAGACGCCTATTCGTTACAAAGTTGCCCGCAATGACACCCTGACACGAGACCGCTCAAAGTTAGTGCTAGCGTTTGAGCTGCCACTTGCCAAACCTAAGCCTGTGACGCGTGATAGTTTGCGACTGCTGATATTTGATCAAAGCTACTACGTGGACATGGCATGGAAAGCAAACAGCGATATTGTTCTCTCCGCTGATCTGGCTAAGCAGTGTCACTTGCAGGTTATCGAGCCTAATCCCACACCGGAGCAAATGAGTTATGCCATGTCGCTTCCACCTGACGCAGACCCTGATAATACGTTAGGGCAACTGTTTACCCAAAGTGTTGAAATTCAATGTGCCGTGGTGCCAGAGGTGTAG
- a CDS encoding nickel/cobalt transporter, giving the protein MTEVKQVSHRYILAATFALLVAFSLYQLWLMWPSLVITSIQWQREVNTQLADLLYDAQSNPLVVGSSLVGFSFIYGMLHSLGPGHGKVIVTTYLATHPTKVRASLILTVVSALIQALVAIALVSILLWFFSASMREVNEKSMLFVSMSYGLVAILGAVICWKAVRQLYHALRSKKPKIAALSPLVQSGRLPSVQAPNHRWQSSHSLMVGQVAPKTESHSSLCGCGHQHVVDASAINKADTWREYIGIVATIGIRPCTGAIMVLLFANVVGLYWMGVMSAVVMAAGTALTTSMIAMLTLAGKHFIKRYLTAGSHHRPGRLLLAGSYLQLCGGLILTVIGLLLFSGQDYGISPVF; this is encoded by the coding sequence ATGACTGAAGTTAAACAAGTTTCTCACCGGTATATACTTGCGGCGACTTTTGCCCTGCTAGTGGCATTTTCCCTGTACCAACTTTGGTTAATGTGGCCCTCACTGGTGATCACTAGTATTCAGTGGCAACGTGAGGTGAACACCCAGCTTGCCGACTTACTTTATGATGCGCAAAGCAATCCGTTGGTGGTCGGCAGTTCTTTAGTCGGTTTCAGTTTTATCTACGGGATGCTTCATTCGCTCGGCCCTGGGCATGGAAAAGTGATTGTCACCACCTATTTAGCAACACATCCAACTAAGGTTAGAGCGAGTCTTATTCTTACCGTGGTGTCTGCATTAATTCAGGCGTTGGTTGCGATCGCTTTGGTTAGTATTTTACTGTGGTTTTTTAGTGCTTCGATGCGAGAAGTTAACGAAAAATCGATGCTATTTGTCTCAATGAGCTATGGCTTAGTCGCCATACTGGGAGCGGTGATATGCTGGAAAGCGGTCAGACAATTGTATCACGCATTGCGCTCGAAGAAGCCTAAAATTGCTGCTTTATCGCCCCTTGTTCAGAGTGGAAGATTGCCCTCAGTGCAAGCGCCTAATCATCGCTGGCAGTCTAGTCACTCGTTAATGGTAGGGCAGGTTGCCCCTAAGACTGAGTCACATAGTTCATTGTGTGGTTGTGGACACCAACATGTTGTTGACGCAAGTGCGATAAATAAAGCCGATACATGGCGAGAGTACATTGGCATAGTGGCAACCATCGGGATTCGCCCATGTACGGGAGCGATTATGGTTCTGCTATTTGCTAATGTCGTTGGATTGTATTGGATGGGGGTGATGAGTGCGGTAGTAATGGCAGCAGGAACCGCATTGACAACCTCGATGATAGCGATGCTAACCTTAGCTGGTAAACACTTTATCAAACGATACTTAACCGCAGGTAGCCACCATCGTCCGGGGCGACTGCTGTTAGCAGGGAGTTATTTGCAATTGTGTGGTGGATTAATTTTGACCGTAATAGGGTTGCTGCTGTTTAGTGGTCAAGATTATGGTATTTCGCCGGTGTTTTAA
- a CDS encoding M14 family metallopeptidase, translated as MNTNASYPIGTSGQKWTEQDRQAWRESTQVKRLYSEEVLPKIEALSTRFIVEQYGALSYDAERFPLFSIKSNQWDEHKPTVLISGGVHGYETSGVQGALLFADKHLETYSKHFNIVIAPCVSPWGYETINRWNPLAIDPNRSFYADSPAEESAALQSLVASIGDVLIHFDLHETTDTDETEFRPALAARDGVDYEEDIIPDGFYTVGDTENPQLAFQAAVIDSVAKVTHIAPADSKGQIIGSDVVQNGVILYPMIKLGLCGGVSNCQYHTTTEVYPDSPKVTDEECNRAQVAAILGGLDYVLSTR; from the coding sequence ATGAATACAAACGCAAGCTACCCAATTGGTACCTCTGGTCAAAAATGGACCGAGCAAGATCGCCAAGCATGGCGCGAAAGCACTCAAGTTAAACGTCTTTACAGTGAAGAAGTCCTGCCAAAGATTGAAGCGTTAAGCACTCGTTTCATTGTCGAACAATACGGTGCACTCTCTTATGATGCCGAGCGTTTCCCATTGTTTTCGATTAAGAGTAATCAGTGGGATGAACACAAACCAACGGTGCTTATCTCTGGTGGAGTACACGGATATGAGACCAGTGGTGTGCAAGGCGCACTGCTGTTTGCAGATAAGCATCTAGAGACTTACAGCAAGCACTTTAATATTGTTATTGCGCCATGTGTCAGCCCTTGGGGCTATGAGACTATCAACCGTTGGAACCCTTTAGCGATTGATCCTAACCGCTCGTTCTACGCCGACAGCCCTGCAGAAGAGTCAGCAGCACTGCAATCTTTAGTCGCGAGTATTGGTGATGTGCTAATTCACTTCGATCTACATGAAACCACCGATACCGACGAAACTGAGTTTCGTCCTGCGCTTGCAGCGCGAGACGGCGTTGACTACGAAGAGGATATCATCCCAGATGGTTTCTACACGGTAGGCGATACAGAGAACCCACAACTGGCGTTCCAAGCTGCCGTCATCGACTCAGTTGCCAAAGTGACCCATATCGCCCCAGCAGACAGTAAAGGCCAAATCATCGGTTCTGATGTTGTGCAAAACGGCGTAATCCTCTACCCAATGATCAAGTTGGGCTTATGTGGCGGCGTTAGTAATTGCCAGTACCACACTACAACAGAAGTGTATCCTGACAGTCCGAAAGTGACTGACGAGGAATGTAATCGAGCGCAAGTTGCTGCAATACTCGGTGGCCTAGATTACGTGTTAAGCACGCGCTAA
- a CDS encoding DsbA family oxidoreductase — MKTVRIDVVSDVVCPWCVIGFGRLKQALSKLEQEIKADIHWHPFELNPAMPLQGQNLREHLAEKYGTTPQASASARATLTQLGREIGFEFHFTDEMRIYNTRQAHQLLLWAQSEGKQHALQAALFHAYFTENRNIADQSTLLDIATSVGLDSSTADVVINDNAWAQSVAKTEQQWLEAGISAVPAIVFEQKHLISGAQSVEIFVQMLQDVVAQQG, encoded by the coding sequence ATGAAAACGGTTCGTATTGATGTCGTATCAGATGTTGTTTGCCCATGGTGTGTCATTGGCTTTGGGCGGTTAAAACAAGCGCTATCCAAACTAGAGCAAGAGATCAAAGCCGACATTCATTGGCATCCTTTTGAGCTCAATCCAGCCATGCCATTGCAGGGACAGAACCTCCGAGAACATTTGGCAGAGAAATACGGCACAACACCGCAAGCAAGCGCATCCGCCAGAGCAACCCTCACCCAACTCGGCAGAGAAATCGGTTTTGAGTTTCACTTCACCGACGAAATGCGCATCTATAACACTCGACAAGCCCATCAATTATTACTTTGGGCACAGAGCGAGGGTAAGCAACACGCCTTACAAGCAGCATTATTTCACGCCTATTTTACCGAGAACCGTAATATCGCGGATCAGAGTACACTGTTAGACATCGCGACATCCGTTGGGCTAGATAGCAGCACTGCAGATGTGGTAATAAATGACAACGCGTGGGCGCAATCGGTCGCGAAAACGGAGCAGCAATGGCTTGAAGCAGGCATCTCTGCGGTTCCCGCTATTGTGTTTGAGCAAAAACACTTGATCTCAGGGGCGCAAAGTGTCGAGATATTCGTTCAAATGCTGCAAGATGTCGTCGCGCAGCAGGGTTAA
- a CDS encoding AraC family transcriptional regulator has product MHYAISLKTTEFGFLSITPRKKLLKHCLLRVEDGLALVRLGKHEYAIEPGQAMWLPFDCLTSTTYFPNTTISMVEVSSRVQQSLPKQAGFVDFNELTTAVINRLVAADAQAHETKLDLYRVLQAELASLHPKLRPSTLGNAVSQWSPEKDSELSKEIQLVLLVREARRQILSGSKPQAVVEQLFAGDQASFMLMVESICGKPDFKY; this is encoded by the coding sequence ATGCACTACGCTATCTCACTTAAGACAACAGAATTTGGCTTTTTATCAATCACTCCAAGAAAAAAGCTACTGAAACACTGCCTTTTGCGTGTTGAAGACGGTTTGGCTCTGGTGAGATTAGGCAAGCATGAGTACGCTATTGAACCGGGTCAAGCCATGTGGCTACCGTTTGATTGCCTCACGTCGACGACCTACTTCCCGAATACGACGATCTCTATGGTTGAGGTGTCTAGCCGCGTACAACAAAGCTTGCCAAAGCAAGCTGGCTTTGTCGACTTTAATGAGTTGACGACGGCAGTGATTAACCGTTTGGTGGCCGCCGATGCTCAAGCTCATGAAACAAAACTCGATCTCTATCGTGTACTTCAAGCAGAACTTGCCTCATTACACCCTAAGCTAAGACCTTCAACACTAGGAAATGCGGTGTCACAATGGTCACCAGAAAAAGACTCTGAGTTAAGCAAAGAAATTCAACTTGTTCTGTTAGTTCGAGAAGCTCGCCGCCAAATACTGTCAGGCAGTAAACCTCAAGCCGTAGTTGAGCAACTGTTCGCGGGAGATCAAGCCAGTTTCATGCTGATGGTCGAAAGCATATGCGGCAAGCCAGATTTCAAATATTAA
- a CDS encoding 1-acyl-sn-glycerol-3-phosphate acyltransferase codes for MTTSTDPYIDIRPYNDDEIPAAIDRLIQDDEFIGAILQHRFSNHAPWFKALMTPLVKVYLKYKWSKLSTTEAIQLEVKKYLQQTLASTTRGVTYSGLENLDKQTAYLFVSNHRDIAMDPALVNYGLHQNNHKTMRIAIGDNLLKKPCATELMRLNKSFIVKRSAKAPREMMKALGTLSSYIKHSLDTGNSIWIAQKEGRAKDGNDFTDPAILKMFHVEGRRQKIDFPTYIQSLKIVPVSISYENDPCDVAKARELYEKAVNGKYEKGEFEDIESIIQGIIGDKGRVHVAFGEVIDQPFNTPDELAAEIDRQIHQNYKLFPINLLAAGDKSVGEQVEAILNSKLEQLPHGAHPYLIASYANPVNNR; via the coding sequence ATGACTACAAGTACAGACCCATATATTGATATCCGTCCATACAACGACGATGAAATTCCTGCTGCAATTGATCGCTTGATTCAAGATGATGAATTTATCGGAGCGATTCTACAACATCGTTTCTCCAATCACGCTCCTTGGTTTAAGGCGCTTATGACGCCGCTTGTCAAAGTTTACCTCAAATATAAGTGGTCGAAACTTAGCACCACCGAAGCGATTCAGCTGGAAGTGAAAAAATACCTACAGCAAACTCTTGCGAGTACAACTCGTGGGGTGACATACAGTGGTTTAGAAAACCTAGATAAGCAAACGGCTTACCTATTTGTTTCCAATCACCGTGATATCGCGATGGATCCTGCGCTGGTGAACTATGGCTTACACCAGAACAATCACAAAACGATGCGTATTGCCATTGGTGACAATCTACTCAAGAAACCATGTGCTACCGAGCTGATGCGGTTAAATAAAAGTTTTATTGTTAAGCGTTCAGCCAAAGCACCGCGAGAGATGATGAAAGCGCTTGGTACGCTGTCGAGCTATATCAAACACTCGCTTGATACAGGGAACTCAATTTGGATTGCGCAGAAAGAGGGGCGTGCGAAAGACGGCAACGACTTTACCGATCCTGCGATTTTGAAAATGTTCCATGTTGAAGGTCGACGCCAGAAAATTGATTTTCCAACTTACATCCAGTCATTGAAGATTGTGCCTGTCTCAATCTCTTACGAAAATGACCCATGCGATGTGGCAAAAGCTCGTGAACTGTATGAGAAAGCCGTAAACGGTAAGTATGAGAAAGGCGAGTTTGAGGATATCGAGAGCATTATTCAAGGTATTATTGGTGATAAAGGCCGTGTGCACGTTGCGTTTGGTGAAGTGATTGACCAGCCGTTTAACACACCAGATGAGTTAGCGGCGGAGATTGACCGTCAGATTCACCAAAATTACAAACTCTTCCCGATTAACTTATTGGCTGCAGGGGACAAAAGTGTTGGTGAGCAAGTTGAAGCGATATTAAACAGCAAGCTTGAGCAACTCCCGCACGGCGCGCATCCATACCTTATCGCGAGCTACGCCAACCCAGTTAATAACCGCTGA
- a CDS encoding YfcZ/YiiS family protein: protein MSIEQEPQVCEACGCAGEMGFIIKEGDDVAEVTIFAQGKALLESELAQYIELAKQVSAEVQYETTEVAEDATELTARFKFEVSAEKLIFELKTRSLAK from the coding sequence ATGAGTATCGAACAAGAACCTCAAGTATGCGAAGCATGTGGTTGCGCGGGTGAAATGGGCTTCATTATCAAAGAAGGTGATGATGTAGCTGAAGTTACAATTTTCGCTCAAGGCAAAGCACTTCTTGAATCAGAACTCGCACAGTACATTGAGCTTGCTAAACAAGTTTCTGCTGAAGTTCAGTACGAAACTACAGAAGTTGCTGAAGACGCAACTGAACTGACTGCTCGTTTCAAATTTGAAGTCAGTGCTGAGAAGCTAATTTTCGAATTGAAGACTCGCTCTCTAGCTAAGTAA
- a CDS encoding TetR/AcrR family transcriptional regulator, translating to MPKRSKEDTEITIQKIMDAVVDQLLRLGYDKMSYTTLSQQTGVSRTGISHHFPKKTDFTAALDGRIFKMFVSHLDFDGSLNDFSASWVKALDNSEFLAILRLLYHHIVTAENAHEFAAHGIERLYKAVEVKFGPESAKELEWLFGKSLIKMAI from the coding sequence ATGCCGAAGCGTAGTAAAGAAGATACCGAAATCACGATACAGAAAATCATGGATGCCGTTGTTGATCAACTTTTGCGTCTTGGTTATGACAAAATGTCTTACACAACATTGAGTCAACAGACTGGAGTTTCTCGCACGGGTATTAGCCACCATTTCCCTAAGAAAACCGATTTTACCGCGGCGTTAGATGGCCGTATTTTTAAAATGTTTGTGTCTCACCTCGACTTCGATGGAAGTTTAAACGACTTTTCAGCGAGTTGGGTTAAAGCACTGGATAACAGTGAGTTCCTCGCCATTTTGCGCCTGCTCTACCACCACATTGTAACGGCGGAGAATGCACATGAGTTTGCAGCCCACGGCATCGAACGCTTGTACAAAGCGGTTGAAGTTAAGTTTGGTCCAGAAAGCGCCAAAGAACTGGAGTGGCTGTTCGGTAAGTCTCTAATTAAAATGGCGATTTAA
- a CDS encoding response regulator, giving the protein MSFPILICDDSALARKQMARSLPASLNADISFAVHGLDALEQLEKQSFKIMFLDLTMPELDGFGTLEEIQKRGIQINVVVVSGDIQPKAKERVMALGAKAFIQKPIDQQVLKTVLSELVKPEERSQAAYIPVAPVMAPALRRRDIYMEVANVAIGRAADALARHFDVFVHLPLPNVNIFEVSELHMALRDLSSNDQVSGVCQGFSGEGIAGEALVLLSDSSVADLKKLMKIPADSEELEELELLMDVSNILVGSFLNGLGQQVEVRFFQSSPVLLGQHISIDSVIKSTEGSFKKTMTFEVSYKIADTSIRCDLLFMFVDESLPLLDTKLSYLMEDA; this is encoded by the coding sequence ATGTCTTTTCCCATCTTAATCTGTGACGATTCTGCGCTAGCTCGTAAGCAGATGGCTCGTTCTCTACCCGCGTCACTAAACGCAGATATTTCTTTTGCGGTTCATGGTCTTGACGCATTAGAACAGTTAGAGAAACAATCGTTTAAAATCATGTTTCTTGACCTTACCATGCCAGAGTTGGATGGTTTTGGTACATTAGAAGAAATTCAAAAACGCGGCATTCAAATCAATGTCGTTGTGGTTTCTGGTGATATTCAGCCGAAGGCAAAAGAACGCGTTATGGCGTTGGGCGCTAAGGCGTTTATTCAGAAGCCTATTGATCAGCAAGTGCTCAAAACGGTTCTTAGTGAATTAGTCAAACCAGAAGAGAGAAGCCAAGCTGCTTATATTCCTGTTGCGCCTGTGATGGCTCCCGCGCTGCGCCGTCGTGATATTTATATGGAAGTGGCAAACGTGGCGATTGGTCGCGCTGCAGACGCCTTAGCAAGACACTTTGATGTGTTTGTTCACTTACCGCTGCCAAATGTGAATATATTTGAGGTAAGCGAGTTACATATGGCTTTGCGTGACCTTTCGAGTAATGACCAGGTTTCTGGTGTTTGCCAAGGGTTTAGCGGTGAGGGTATTGCCGGAGAAGCACTGGTTTTACTTAGCGATTCTAGTGTGGCAGATCTGAAGAAACTGATGAAGATCCCTGCCGATAGCGAAGAGTTGGAAGAACTTGAACTGCTTATGGACGTTTCGAACATTTTGGTTGGCTCGTTCTTAAATGGCTTAGGTCAGCAGGTCGAAGTGCGCTTTTTCCAAAGCTCTCCTGTGCTATTAGGTCAACATATCTCGATTGATTCGGTGATTAAGTCAACCGAGGGTAGCTTTAAGAAAACTATGACGTTCGAAGTCAGCTACAAGATTGCTGATACCTCGATTCGCTGCGATTTATTGTTTATGTTTGTTGATGAGTCACTCCCTCTGCTTGATACGAAACTGTCATATCTCATGGAGGATGCGTAA
- a CDS encoding PAS domain-containing protein: MLHLPAEFEQFHWMVDMVQNVDLGLVVLDRDHNVQVWNGFMTHHSGIQAHDAIGKSLFELFPEIPSEWFKLKTKPVYDLGCRSFITWQQRPYLFKCRNVRPVTQQADFMYQNITLNPMRTPTGEIRSLFLSVQDATAEALASKPR, from the coding sequence ATGTTACATTTGCCCGCTGAATTTGAGCAGTTCCATTGGATGGTCGATATGGTGCAAAACGTCGACTTGGGTCTGGTGGTGTTAGATCGTGACCACAATGTGCAGGTGTGGAATGGGTTTATGACCCACCACAGTGGTATTCAAGCTCATGATGCAATTGGTAAGTCTCTGTTTGAACTCTTCCCAGAGATCCCATCTGAGTGGTTTAAGCTCAAAACGAAGCCTGTCTATGATTTGGGTTGCCGTAGCTTTATCACTTGGCAGCAGCGACCATACCTATTTAAATGTCGCAACGTGCGTCCAGTAACGCAGCAAGCGGATTTTATGTATCAAAACATCACACTGAATCCGATGAGAACGCCTACAGGTGAAATTCGTTCACTGTTCTTATCTGTTCAAGATGCCACCGCTGAAGCATTGGCATCTAAACCCCGCTAA
- a CDS encoding NAD(P)H-hydrate dehydratase: MYRATPLYRAEQVKQGEVVAAKNAGIEMYQLMCSAGQCVFEHLIQRYGKQSKVLVLCGGGNNGGDGYVVAKLALERKIEVVVKALKEPSTLVGDAKQAYLDFVQAGGSVIDSDVVIEQFDVVVDALLGTGLNGEVRGEVAEQIMQVNASQVPVLAIDIPSGLCSNTGRALGQAIKATDTVSFIGIKQGLVTGQARRYSGTLHYAGLGVQLEFESQQEPSAYWDSPLLIEQLKSRDACAHKGSQGKALLIGGEQGLGGAILIAARACLKSGAGLTACLTSAENTLAGLVATPEVMFSTWQLTEVLQRLAWCDALALGPGLGQSEHAQQLLLTVMGINKPKVLDADALNLLSLQPNYDSQRIITPHPGEAARLLECSIMEVESNRYYAVERLQERYGGVVVLKGAGTLINDGKSTFVCGAGNSGMATGGMGDALTGVLVSLLAQGIELSLAARIGVMLHSYAADLNVEKYGLIGLTASDVIESLRSAIHSPVLVEQR; the protein is encoded by the coding sequence ATGTATCGAGCTACACCGCTTTATCGAGCTGAGCAGGTCAAACAAGGGGAAGTCGTTGCCGCAAAAAATGCGGGAATCGAGATGTATCAACTGATGTGCTCAGCGGGTCAATGCGTCTTTGAACACTTGATCCAGCGGTATGGTAAACAGAGCAAGGTGCTAGTTTTGTGCGGTGGTGGCAACAATGGTGGTGACGGCTATGTTGTTGCTAAGCTTGCTTTGGAGAGAAAAATTGAGGTGGTTGTTAAGGCGTTGAAAGAGCCTTCGACACTGGTGGGAGATGCCAAGCAAGCTTATCTTGATTTTGTGCAAGCTGGTGGCAGTGTTATAGATTCAGATGTTGTGATAGAGCAGTTTGATGTGGTTGTGGATGCTCTGCTAGGTACCGGTTTGAATGGTGAAGTGCGAGGAGAGGTCGCCGAGCAGATCATGCAAGTGAATGCCTCACAGGTGCCAGTTCTCGCTATCGATATACCTTCAGGCTTGTGCAGCAATACAGGGCGTGCGCTTGGTCAAGCTATCAAAGCGACTGACACGGTCAGCTTTATTGGTATAAAACAAGGATTGGTTACAGGTCAAGCGCGGCGCTATAGCGGAACGCTTCACTACGCAGGCTTGGGCGTTCAACTGGAGTTTGAGTCGCAGCAAGAGCCAAGTGCCTATTGGGATTCGCCTTTGTTGATTGAGCAATTGAAATCCCGAGATGCATGTGCGCATAAAGGCAGCCAAGGAAAAGCACTGCTGATTGGTGGGGAGCAGGGACTTGGTGGTGCGATACTGATCGCCGCTCGTGCCTGTTTAAAATCAGGTGCAGGCTTAACGGCGTGTCTAACCAGTGCAGAAAACACATTAGCGGGTTTAGTGGCAACACCGGAAGTTATGTTTTCAACTTGGCAGTTAACCGAGGTACTACAGCGTTTAGCGTGGTGTGATGCTTTGGCATTAGGCCCCGGACTTGGGCAAAGTGAGCATGCTCAGCAATTGCTCTTAACCGTGATGGGCATTAATAAGCCCAAAGTGTTGGATGCCGACGCTCTGAACTTGTTGTCGCTACAACCGAACTACGATTCACAGCGGATTATCACGCCTCATCCGGGAGAGGCAGCGAGATTGCTCGAGTGCTCGATTATGGAAGTGGAAAGTAACCGTTACTATGCAGTTGAACGTTTACAAGAGCGTTATGGCGGCGTCGTTGTGCTCAAAGGTGCTGGGACACTGATCAATGATGGTAAATCGACATTTGTCTGCGGCGCGGGAAACTCAGGAATGGCGACAGGCGGAATGGGGGATGCATTAACTGGCGTTTTGGTTTCGTTGTTGGCGCAAGGTATTGAGCTGAGTTTGGCGGCGAGGATTGGGGTGATGTTACATAGCTACGCCGCGGATCTAAACGTGGAAAAGTATGGGCTAATCGGGCTCACTGCCTCTGATGTGATTGAAAGTCTGCGCTCAGCGATTCATTCTCCGGTGCTTGTTGAGCAGCGTTAA